DNA from Amorphoplanes friuliensis DSM 7358:
CCTGCAGGCCTGGTACGAACAGGGCAAGCGCCTCACCGTCGAGGCCGAACGCTGTGTTGTCACCATCGAATCGGCGCTGACGCGTGCGGAGCTCGAGAAGCTCGTCGACCGCATGACCATCGGCGACTGCGCCGACCCGGAATCGTGGATCCCGCCGCTGAGCTGACACAGCACATCCGGGGTGCCCCGCGTCCTTCCTGGTGAGGAACATCAACGGGAAGGACCGGGATGCGGTTCGAAGACTTCGCGGCGGCTCGGCTGCCGGCGCTGGTGCGCTACGCGAGGCTGCTCAGCGGGGATCAGGAACAGGCCCGCGACATCGTCCAGGACGTGCTGGCCCGCGCCCTGGTCCGGTGGGCGCGCATCGATCGCGCCGACGACCAGTACGCCTACGTACGCCGCATGGTCACCAACGAGTACCTGTCCTGGCGCCGCCGGCGGAAGCTGCCCACGGTGCCGCTCGACCTCGCGCCGGAGCCGAGTGCAGGCCGCCCCGCGGAGCACAGCGACGAGCTGTGGCGGTTGCTCGCCGGCCTGCCGCGGCAGCAACGGGCCGTTCTTGTCCTGCGCTACTACGAGGGGCTGACCGACCACGAGATCGCCGAGGTGCTGGGCTGCCGCCCGAGCACGGTCCGCGGTTATGCCAGCCGCGCCCTCGCCACCCTGCGCATCGAGCTGCGCACCGCGCCGGAGCACGAAGGAGCCCTGCCGTGACCACGATCGAGGACCTGCGCGAGACGTTCGACAACCACGCCGGTGGGCCCGTCGAAACCGGCCTGATCGAGGCCGCCCGGACCGGCGCCGCCCGGATCCGCCGCCGGCGCCGGATCGCCGGGACCGCTGCGGCGGCGGCGCTGGTCGCCGCCGTCGCCGTGGTGGTGCCCCTCTCGGCGGCGCGGTTGCGGGCCGAGCCGCAGCCGGCTGCCCCGGCGCCGTACCGGGCCCCCGACGAGAGCACGCTGACCATGGTCGGCACTCCGGGCTTCTTCGTGCTCAACCACGGGATCGATGCCACCCGGCAGTTTCTCGTCGTGCGCGGTTCCGGCCCGGAGATCACCGACTTCGGCGGCACGGTCACCGTGCACGATCCGGGCAGCTTCGACCCCGCCGTCCTGCTCGCCGGCGAGCGGGTCACGGTCGCCGGTCACCCGGCGTTCCACGTCGAGGACCTCGCCGGCACCGTCCCCGGCCCGATGACGGTGACGGGATCTCTCCGGCCCGGTGTCGGCTGGCAGGACGCCTCGGGCGCCTGGGTCGTCGTGTCCGACGCGCGCAACCGCGAAGCGCTGGTCCGGCTGGGCGCGACGGTCCGGCTGGGACCACCCCGCAAGATCACCGCCCCGGTACGCTTCGAGCACCGCCCGGGCGGTCTGCCGGTCAGCTACGTGTCGAACAACGACACCGGGAACGCGCCGGGTGGCTACCAGTTCAGCTCCACCGTCGGCTTCTCGCCGGCCCGGCCACCGTTCGCGACGGACGACCGGGTGAGCGGCCTGCCGGTGAGCGTCCTGGCGGTGCCGAAGACCAGTCGCAGCTGGACGGAGCTGCTGGTCGAGCCCGGCCCGGACTGGCGGACCATCGGCGGGCACAGGACCCGGTTCCTGCCGGACAGCCAAAGACAGGATCCGGGCGCGCACCTGCTGATCGACGCGGGCACGTGCGGGGTGCGTCTCGAGGTCGCCAACCTGGCCCGGACCGGCTACGACGAGATGGTCCGCACGGTCGAGGGCATGACGATCGCGGACTGCACCGACACCACGACGTGGCTGCCGGTCACACCCTGACAAAAGCGCCGGGGGTACGCGTACCCCCGGCGCTCTTTGCTGGTCAGGCCGCGGACGGCCCGGTGTTGATCCGGGAGCGCACGACCTCGACGACGTGGGCGACGGCCTCGTCGAGCGGGACGCCGTTGCGCTGCGAGCCGTCGCGGTAGCGGAACGAGACGGTCCCGCCGTTCACGTCGTCGTCGCCGGCGATCGCCATGAACGGGATCTTCTGCTGCTGGGCGGTACGGATCTTCTTCTGCATCCGGTCGTCGGAGTAGTCGACCTCGGCGCGGATGCCTTCCTTCTTGAGCCGGGCCACGAACTCGCCCAGGTAGTCGGCGTGGTCGTCACGGATCGGGATGCCGACCAGCTGGACCGGCGCGAGCCAGGCCGGGAACGCGCCCGCGTAGTGCTCGGTCAGCACGCCGAAGAAGCGCTCGATCGAGCCGAACAGCGCCCGGTGGATCATGATC
Protein-coding regions in this window:
- a CDS encoding SigE family RNA polymerase sigma factor, with protein sequence MRFEDFAAARLPALVRYARLLSGDQEQARDIVQDVLARALVRWARIDRADDQYAYVRRMVTNEYLSWRRRRKLPTVPLDLAPEPSAGRPAEHSDELWRLLAGLPRQQRAVLVLRYYEGLTDHEIAEVLGCRPSTVRGYASRALATLRIELRTAPEHEGALP